The genomic window CAgcatgcatgtgtacatgtctccCTTGTGTGCAACCCAACACCTCGGGCTCCAGCTGAAGCCTGGGTCCTCAAGCTCCGGCTGCAAGACCTGAGACCGATTTCATCAGCCGACCAGCCGCTGCAATGTTACCGGCATAACGCTAGGGGCGCCCCAAAATGTGACCAAGCGCGGACATCTAGTACTATGATACAAAGCAACCCCTGCATATTAAAAAGCGACGGCGTTTCATCACGTTTGAACACGGCATCACAGGAGAACAAATACAAGtaagataaataaacaaatcgTCTCATGTTAGAAAGGACGGCGCCTTTTCCAAATTAAAAATCGGCTTTTCGAGCTGTCGGTCTCACTCACCTGGAGGCGGTCGTGTGCAGTTTACAGACTTGGTGCTGGGAGTGCACGTACAGTTTCCTGAGGGTCCTGATCGCTGCCATTCTGACCGGCTGAGAGGAGAACAGACACCGCGGCCGGTTACGTAACACAGCAGCGCCCGGCCTGACAGAGCGacgtctgaggaggaggaagtctcGGGGCGGGAGGGTTTTATAGCCCTTCCCCCTACGCGGCTGGTGCACGCGTCACTGTTGTCTGACGTCACGCATCCAACGCCCCGCCTCTCGGCTGCAGGGAGGGGTATTGGAGTCAGTTCAATATTTCAAACTGTAAAGGCAGCTGCATTGGAGTGGAAGTGTTCggttgaattgaattgaaatagtcaagtgaagtacaagtagctcagaattgtactttcttgagtGCATTTATGTACAAAAGTAGTAATAATAGATTGCAAAAATACTCCATGAGGTATTGTATTCAAAAATAAAGTAAACGTACTGAAATATTGTCAGCAAAATATTAGCGAagcatcaaaagtaaaagtactccaTACTCATTCTTTAATACTTGAACGTTTAAGGTCATATCAGTTTTATAGTGTcatatattattggattattattaatgatatACATAGAAGCAGCATTTACTGTTTGAGGTGGAGCTAATTCTAACTACTTTATATATGCTAGTGTGTACTGTAATGTACTTTACAATACTTTGGATTAATTATGCTCTCCATAagttacaaaaaacacacatttacaaagtaAGTAGCAACaatctgtcaaataaatatagtaGTATGAGTTGATGGTATACATGAAATACTCAActtactcaagtaaagtacattCACCTCAGAACTGTACTTCAACTGAGCAAATGAGTAAATACTTATGTGTTACTGTTACTTTCCCCCATGGATGGGTTGACCTGTTGAGGGCCCCCAGGACAAAAATAGCTGTTGGGCCTCCAGTATGTATCCTGTCATATACGTACAGTGCACACAGCAGACTATACACAACCCTGGTTCGATATTTGTCAGCTAGTTTCTGGTAATTTGATTAACAAATACTTTATTTAGGAATCTATGCTATGTGATAACAATATATTCTTAAAAAGTAGGTGCATCCGCTACATTAGTTGATGTACCCTATATGAGTAAATTCCACAACAAATATGAGTATAATCAAATTAGCTAAAACTAAATGGCACATTGAACCTGGGTTTTTTTGAGCCCCTGGATGACTGGGGCCCAACCCACTTTCCCAATTGTCAATACAATCAATCTACTATTGCTAAgttatctatctgtatatccaTGTAAGAAGTTGCTCACAGTCTATGAATAGACTCACATTTTGACTGAAAAGTGGTGTGCTTCTGGGTCTGAATGTAGATTAGTTATAGGCTACCACTAAGCAAATTCCTAAAtactgttttaaatatattaggAGACAGAAAGTTACACGTTTATTGTAAGTCCATGTGGAGAGTGGTAGTAGCCACGTGCAGCCGGCAGGGGGCGACAGTCTGCCTGCCGGACTTTCGCAGAGAGCCGATAGAGGAAGAGCCCCTTTGGGTGCAGTTCACGTTAGCCGAGAGAACGTCAACGTTACTGTTAGCAGGCATCGCTGACAAGTGGTTCCTTGAGTCCAACTGAAACACAAAGTTCTGTTCACCCGGCCAGAGTTACGAGCTGTAATCGAGGCTCTCCGACGACTGCTTCTCTAAGATGAGCTTCCTGTTGTGAGTAAAGTAAACACGGTATCTCGCTCGGTTACAGACGGTTAGCTGACGGAGTCCCATCTGGGGAAGTAACTGGCGTCAAAGTCAGACACCGTCACAGATCTCAGGTCAGCCGAAGTAGTTTAGGGTAAACCTGCAACGTCTTGTGCTTTACGCAGGCTTATCATTCGTTGTCGTAACATTATATGTGAGCTGTGTATATTTTTAGGTGCATCCGCCAGGTATCACGGTACTTCTTTAACTAACGTTAGTTAGCTTCGCTCTAACTTGGCTAACTAGCATGCTGGTTAACGCTAGCTGACGGCTGGTTAGCCTACGTAGCTGATATGGTCACATTTAccattaattataataattacatcattaagataattaataattattcaCCATTCACGCCGTTGCTACCTGGGCCTCGTTGGGAGATTGATAAACACCGAGCAGTGTGATTAACTGATGTTTACAGTGTCACATTCCCTGTCTGTGGGTAATCGTCAGCATAACTTCATTTACACGACACACATTGTACAGTCACACACTTCTGTCACACTAAATGAGTCAAACGGGATGGTCACACATTTGAACCTATGTCAAATTATGGCACGAGTATCGTTTCAGTAACAGTTCAATAGATGTTGTTTGCACACACTAGACAGGAAGCAGCCCCACATGGGAAGAAGGCCTAACAGGAGCATCTACTCCTCCACGAGCCTTTTAAACATGTCACTGTCCTGCCAGCTTGCTGACAGTTGTTTCGCTCCACGTTTGTTTCTCTGCAGTGGCAGTCGGTCATCCAAGACCTTCAAGCCGAAGAAGAACATCCCAGAGGGCTCCCACCAGTATGAACTGCTGAAGCACGCTGAGGCAACACTGGGCAGTGGGAACCTGAGGCAGGCTGTCATGCTGCCCGAGGGAGAGGATCTCAATGAGTGGATTGCTGTCAACAGTGAGTTAATGAATGCAATTGACCGATTTATAGAGAGCAGCACTCAGTCCACAAACTACCACTTTTAAACATGAATGGCCTTTGTAGAGAGGTTCATACAAACTAGATTCCTTATGGTTGTAGATAATCTATTCTAAAAATGCAGGTCATAAACTGTCTACATTGTATACAAAGACCAGATAACGTATGGATAAGTGACACTATTTAGTTTGTTATTGTAATGAGCATGATCATACCTGGAGAACAGAAATATAATTAACCGTTTTCTTTCAGCGGTGGATTTCTTCAACCAGATCAATATGCTCTACGGCACCATCACCGAGTTCTGCACGGAGACCAGCTGCTCTGTGATGTCTGCTGGACCAAGGTAACGACCAACGGTGTCCTTTTAATGTGTACAGGAGTTTTCATAGgtagacattttgacatgtcccAGTAgtaaaagcacaggtgtaaataatgaaatgaacaaTGGCTGATTTCCATTTAGCTCATATGTTTTAtgggtcctggtattgtgcatgctggctcactatCATGGCTTATTGAGACATTTTAATAGAAGGGGTGGGGTACAAGGGTAGGCTCTTCAACTCCCACTGAGATATCTCAGTGCTCCTTTGGGGGCAAAATGGAGCAGAAGCAGCCGGGAATGTGCATGCCAATGTGGTAAACCGTCTGCATgtggtctccccccccccctctcttctctgctCTTTCtgaaaaaagaataatgaaattAAGTTGAAGTGAATTGGCATTGTGTTCTTGTTTGAATATAATTAGTGTAAAACATAGTGTTATACATAACatgcttatttttttaaaagttacaaCTTCATGTGTAACCAGATTCAgacaatttattttaatcttcaATACTCTTGTATCTGGAAGGTCCGACTACTGCTTTGTCAGTTTTCTGAATGAAAACACACCATGAAGATAAATCAAAAGGTCAAGATTGagaattaaatgaaatactttttatttatttttattttagcaaGACAGTGATCCCCAACATATGCATGACATTTACTATGTAAGATATACTCTTTGCTAAAATCTTCCCTATTGGGTTGTTATTAAGGGGTTAAACAGCTCAAAGTAGGCTAAATGTGATTTGTCAAATTACATTGAAACAAGGAAAACATTGTGGCTGATGTTAACATGGAAATCATGAAACCTAACATGAGTTTACAAATATTACGAAACATGAATAACAATGCAAATCAATAATGACAGATACGTAGCTATTTTGCTACCTCAGAAACCTGACGTGGGGCCCGGTAAAGACTGAATTTATGATTACAAGCATTTATGAAATGAAGTTTAAGTAAGTTCAACAGAGTCGGCTTTTAATGATGAGTGAATCAAGATGTATTATGCTTTTCAAAGGGTCAAAACAGTTACAATAAATCTTGTactgaaacaaaatgtacaactgAACTTAATATGCTCGTATAAAAGAACCCACCTATGGATTCAGATGTTGAATGACTGTGACTGTGTCAAAGTGAATGAAATTGAAAAGGATTATCTGAATGTCACATGAGGAAAACTGGTATGATACTTTGCATGTGGCCCAAGTCGGGCTGTTTAGTTAAAATTTAGATTTGGCACTTCCTCTATTCTCTCACTGGCCAATTCCATCTGCGTTCAGTCTGTAATCAGGAGGAAGAGACCGCCGGTCATTTCCTGTTGACATAGCCGCCATCAAGAATAGGATTGTAGATACTTTTGCATTTCCCTCTCCTGCTTCTTATCTACTACCAAATATGTGATGCCCTGACCGAAAGTCAGAATGATTGTGTTTTATCGGTAGCACTCTCATGTTCATGTCTGATATGGAAGTAAATAATACAACACTTCAAGAATGgattttgttgtttctctctaGATATGAGTATCACTGGGCTGATGGCACCAATATTAAGAAGCCCATCAAGTGCTCTGCGCCCAAGTACATTGACTACCTGATGACCTGGGTGCAGGATCAACTGGATGATGAGACCCTTTTTCCCTCCAAGATTGGTGAGTTTTGATTAGAAGTAATTGTCATTTTCAGCAGGTCGTAAAAAAACTTTCAGCGATTTAATGAGCTGATTCCAGATATTTGAAGGGGTTCACATCCCAAAGAGTGTAGCTCTCACAGTCCTTTGTATACATAGTTCATTGCAGGACAATGTTCCCAATCACACAGACAAGGCAACCAAGAGTAAAAGTGTGGGTCACCTGACTTCAGGCCAGCTGATGTACCTCACGTGCATACTGAAGCAgagtcccccacccccccaaaaaaggacacaaacaaGAAGTGAAGAAATCTGTAGTCTCTGTTTAATTGAAGTTAGCTACAAAATACCTGCTACGAAATAGGCTTGTCACAATTAACTACTATATCAACTTAATATACGATATATGGATAAAACCTCAATAGTTGcccattgtgttttgtttacatcAGTATGTCATCAACATTTTAGCAACATGATGCTAGAATAAACAGCAGGGTTTTTTCCACCATTATAAGAC from Cyclopterus lumpus isolate fCycLum1 chromosome 9, fCycLum1.pri, whole genome shotgun sequence includes these protein-coding regions:
- the LOC117736438 gene encoding MOB kinase activator 1A, whose translation is MSFLFGSRSSKTFKPKKNIPEGSHQYELLKHAEATLGSGNLRQAVMLPEGEDLNEWIAVNTVDFFNQINMLYGTITEFCTETSCSVMSAGPRYEYHWADGTNIKKPIKCSAPKYIDYLMTWVQDQLDDETLFPSKIGVPFPKNFMSVAKTILKRLFRVYAHIYHQHFDSVMQLQEEAHLNTSFKHFIFFVQEFNLIDRRELAPLQDLIEKLGSKDR